One Longimicrobium sp. DNA window includes the following coding sequences:
- a CDS encoding S8 family peptidase gives MKPIRLIGVLTLALGAALPAQATLAQTAPTARPAFTGEPPENWWQLDPQADRVPGISANRAYRELLAGRQPRRSVVVAIIDSGIEIDHPDLKDVVWTNPREVAGNGRDDDGNGYVDDVHGWDFIGGRDGRDVEFDTYEGVRLYAACRGRYDTGAPPPQAPAERKAYDECQAHKQKLQADRAEAQELLDQINQIGQMAQQVSTVLRQALGTDSLTVARVTSMKPSVRQDVTQARDIYLRMAAAGITPEVIASERKDVENRLRYGLNPDFDPRGVVGDNYADPRERGYGNAEVEGPGAMHGTHVAGIVAAVRGNGIGVDGVASGVKIMVLRAVPDGDERDKDIANAIRYAADNGAQVINMSFGKAHSPQKDVVDEAVRYAEGKGVLFVHAAGNGGALLDDDPSFPTREFRAGGAARNWIEVGASAWAPDSLAASFSNYSRTKVDVFAPGMSIYSTVTDAGYSRQQGTSMAAPVVTGLAALLMAYFPELTAEQVKAIILESATRYPTQSVVRPGSEERIPFGQLSATGGIVNVYEAVKLAQQRSGGARR, from the coding sequence ATGAAGCCCATCCGCCTGATCGGCGTTCTCACGCTCGCGCTCGGCGCCGCCCTGCCGGCGCAGGCCACCCTGGCGCAGACCGCCCCCACGGCCCGGCCCGCCTTCACCGGCGAGCCGCCCGAGAACTGGTGGCAGCTCGACCCCCAGGCCGACCGCGTCCCCGGCATCAGCGCCAACCGCGCGTACCGCGAGCTGCTGGCCGGGCGCCAGCCGCGCCGCAGCGTGGTGGTGGCCATCATCGACAGCGGCATCGAGATCGACCACCCCGACCTGAAGGACGTGGTCTGGACCAACCCGCGCGAGGTGGCCGGCAACGGCCGCGACGACGACGGCAACGGCTACGTCGACGACGTGCACGGGTGGGACTTCATCGGCGGGCGCGACGGGCGCGACGTGGAGTTCGACACCTACGAGGGCGTCCGCCTGTACGCCGCCTGCCGCGGCCGCTACGACACCGGCGCCCCGCCCCCGCAGGCCCCCGCCGAGCGCAAGGCGTACGACGAGTGCCAGGCGCACAAGCAGAAGCTGCAGGCCGACCGCGCCGAGGCGCAGGAGCTGCTCGACCAGATCAACCAGATCGGGCAGATGGCGCAGCAGGTGAGCACCGTCCTGCGCCAGGCGCTCGGCACCGACTCGCTCACGGTGGCCCGGGTGACGTCCATGAAGCCCTCGGTGCGGCAGGACGTGACGCAGGCGCGCGACATCTACCTGCGCATGGCCGCCGCCGGCATCACCCCCGAGGTGATCGCCAGCGAGCGCAAGGACGTGGAGAACCGGCTGCGCTACGGGCTGAACCCCGACTTCGACCCGCGCGGGGTCGTGGGCGACAACTACGCCGACCCCCGCGAGCGCGGCTACGGCAACGCCGAGGTGGAGGGCCCCGGGGCCATGCACGGCACCCACGTGGCGGGGATCGTGGCGGCGGTGCGCGGCAACGGCATCGGCGTCGACGGCGTGGCGAGCGGCGTGAAGATCATGGTGCTGCGCGCGGTGCCCGACGGCGACGAGCGCGACAAGGACATCGCCAACGCCATCCGCTACGCCGCCGACAACGGGGCGCAGGTCATCAACATGAGCTTCGGCAAGGCGCACTCGCCCCAGAAGGACGTGGTGGACGAGGCCGTGCGCTACGCCGAGGGCAAGGGCGTGCTGTTCGTGCACGCGGCCGGCAACGGCGGCGCCCTGCTGGACGACGACCCCAGCTTCCCCACCCGCGAGTTCAGGGCGGGCGGCGCGGCCCGCAACTGGATCGAGGTGGGCGCCAGTGCGTGGGCCCCCGACAGCCTGGCCGCCTCGTTCTCCAACTACAGCCGCACCAAGGTGGACGTGTTCGCGCCGGGGATGAGCATCTACTCCACCGTCACCGACGCGGGGTACTCGCGGCAGCAGGGCACCAGCATGGCGGCCCCGGTGGTGACCGGGCTGGCGGCGCTGCTCATGGCCTACTTCCCCGAGCTCACCGCCGAGCAGGTGAAGGCCATCATCCTGGAGTCGGCCACGCGCTACCCCACGCAGAGCGTGGTGCGCCCGGGGAGCGAGGAGCGCATCCCCTTCGGCCAGCTCTCGGCCACCGGCGGCATCGTGAACGTCTACGAGGCCGTCAAGCTCGCCCAGCAGCGCAGC